From the genome of Pseudarthrobacter sp. NIBRBAC000502772:
TCCTTCTTGTACTCGTAGATGTAGTCGCCCAGGTGCAGCACCAGGTCCGGGTGGTCCTGGGCCAGCCGCGAGTAGGCGGTGAAGTAGCCGTGCTCGTACTGCGAGCAGCTGGCGAACGCCATGGCCAGCGCCGCCGGCGTCTCGTGCGGCGCCGGGCTGGTGAGGGTGCGGCCCACCACGCTGATGTGCTTACCCGTGCGGAACCGGTAGAAGTACTCGCGCCCCGGGCGGAGGCCTTTGATTTCCACGTGCACCGAGTGGGCGGTTTCGATCCGGGCATTCTCGACGCCGCGGGCTACTACGGTGCGCATGCCGGCGTCTTCAGCCACTTCCCACGCCACCGCGATGTTGCGGGAGGGCATGCCACCCAGGCCGTCCTCGGCGATCGGGTCCAGTGCCAGCCGGGTCCAGATCACAAAGCCGTCCGGCCAGGGCTCGCCGGAGGCGATTCCCAGCAGGAACGGATCGGTGCGGAGACCGGCGTCGTCCGCTGTTGAAACGGCGACGGCGGCACCCGGCCAGGCGGCGACGAGCCCGGCCCCGAGGCCGGCGGAAAGGAGGGATCTGCGTGAAATGTTGTCCATGGGTTCGACCGTAGTGAGGCCGGTTGGACATGTTGTGAGGGCGGCGTGAATGCGTGGTTAACTGCGTGACAAGACCTGTCGATTTGGAGCAGTTTCTACTTCCTGGAGTTCAACGCGTCGAACTGCTCCTGCCAAAGGGATAACTCCTCATCGACGTAGCGCCTGTGGGCAGGAGTCCATTTGGGCCAGATGTCGGGCGAGGCCGGGACTGGTGCGGGCCGCGGTGCCCGGTCTCGGGCGGGGGGAACTTTGCGCTTGGGGCTAACGGGGGTCTTCCGCGGTGCTTTCGGCCGGCTCTTCCTCCTGGTGGCCAGGGCCGTAACGTGCGTCAGCCCGATTATTAGACCGTAAATGCCCCAGAAGATGCCGAGCAGGACCAGGGCAACGAGAAACAATGCAAGGTAAAACAGGATCCCTGCTGCAGGGATTAGTAGCACCATGGTCTATTCCACCGGTCCACCGTCGTTTGGATGAGGTTTGTTCGGCTATCCAGCAGCTTCTGGCAGGGGCGGCTGCATAACTGCCGCCCCTACCCACATGTAGTAGCCGGCAGCCACCATGGCGAGCCCAAAAGGTATGGCGAGCAGGACAGCAGGTGTTTGTTCATTGGCTGCCAGCAACGCGACAGTGCTGACCACGAAGACGATCCCGAGCCATCGTGGAAGAACACCTGAACGGAGAATGAAGACCCCGATCATCAGGAGGCCTGCGATGATAGCCAGCAGCCCGGGGATGACAAAATAGGGCATCCCTGGGAAGTCGCCGGCGAAGAATACCGTCTGGATGAGCGCTCCCGTAAACAGCAGGATGAGACCAACGGCGGCCGTAATCAGGCCAGCGTTCGCAAGCTTGAGGTACTGGCCGGATCGCCGTGCAAGGAGTGCCATACCGGCTACGCCAACCAGTATGAGAAGGGACGCGACAGAGGCTGCCAAAGGGGCAAACCCGGTCGATGTACGCATGGCTCTTGTTTCGCATTCCAAGCCGATGCAGCCGATCGGTTCCAGATTGTGTAGGAATGCGGTCAAGACGCACAGCACGCCACCGAGCATCGCTGCGGCGCCAGCCCATCTGTGGAATTGCCCCGTCCAGAATCGGTCGTCGAAACTTCCCCGGGCCATCGTCAACCGCCATCTCTCTGGAGACCGCCAGTGTGTCTTCCAATGCTGGACCCGGCCGGAGTGGCGGTCAAGAGCCGGTTGCCAGGCACAGAAGGATCCGCATGAATTCCTTGAGGCGGGTCGCCGCCGAGGTGCACGTTGAGGACAGCTGACAGGTCGTTGTACCGCTCAGCAAGGTCGTCGCGGACCTCTGCCTCCGCCGTCTCCATCCAGCGCGTTCGGAGCGGCTCGATGATCTCAAGTCGTCGTGCAACCTGCCTATGCTGCTCGAGTATCTGCTCAACGTGCAACGCACATACGGGTGCCCGTTCCGCGAACTGCGGGTTCATCGCAGGTCCTCGCCCTCGTGGTGGACATGGAGGATCTTGTCGAAGTTCCCCAGCACTTCCCCCACGTATGCGGCGTTTGCCCCCAGGCCGCACAATGGCCGTTAGGTTTCGACGGGTTGGCTTCGACGAGCTCAACCGCCGGGCAGTACCTCAGCCACCTCTACCGTGACCCTCGCGTCACGGAACTTCTGCACCTGACCCGGGTCGGCGCCGTCGTCCGTGACCAGCGTCCAGGGCAGCGCGAGCCTCGCCCACGCGTGGAAGGGGCGCAGGCCAAGTTTGGAGGAGTCGGCCAGGACGTAGACGCTGTTGCCACGGCGGGCCATGAGCTCCTTGAGCCGGGTCTGAGCGTGGTCGGCCTCGCAGATGCCGTCCTCGGCGGTGACGGCGTCGGCGCCAAGGAACACCCGGTCAAAGCTCATCCGTTCCAGGGCGGCCTCGGCGAGCGGGCCCACGAAGCTCTGGCTCAGGCTCCGCAGCCGGCCACCCAGGCAGTCCACTTCGATGCCGTCGGACTCGGCCAGTTCCTGCATGGTGTTGATGCCCGGCGTCGTCACGGACAACCGATCAAACCCCCGCAGTTCGTGGGCCAGGGCACCCACGGTGGAGCCGGCGTCGAGCAGGATGTTCTCCCCGGGCCGGATCACGGATGCCGCCCAGCGGGCAATGGCGTGCTTCTGCTCAAACGCCTCGCCGGTGCGCTGCCGGAGCGATGCTTCGGGGTGGGCGCCCAGGGCCATGGCGCCGCCGTACGTGCGGGCCAGCCGGCCCTGCCCGTTCAGGAGCGCCAGGTCGCGGCGGATGGTGGAGGCCGTGACCTCGAACCGGGCGGACAGTTCCTCCACGGAGGCCAGGCCGGTGGTGAGCGCCAGATGGTAAATTTCTTCGCGCCTGGCATTTGCCGACAGCATTCCCGGTCTCCTTCCCGTGGGCGTGGTTACCATGCTAGTTCCGGCCCCGGCCAACTGCCCGCAGCATTGCCGTGTGCTCCTACACGGCCACGGCGGGCCGGGTGGCCATCTCCGCCGCCTGGTGCAGGGCCTCCACCATGCTACGCGAATCGGCGATCGCCTTGCCGGCAATGTCAAAGGCGGTGCCGTGGTCCACGGAGGTGCGGATGACGGGCAGGCCCACGGTGATGTTCACGCCGGCCTCGATGCCCAGCACCTTCACCGGGCCGTGCCCCTGGTCGTGGTACATGGCCACCACCAGGTCGTAATCGCCCCGGCCGGCCAGGAAAAACAAGGTGTCGGCGGGCAGCGGTCCCGTAACGTCGATGCCTGCCGCCTGGGCGGCCTTCACGCCCGGCTCGATCTTCTCCGCTTCCTCGCCCTGGCCGAACAGCCCGCCCTCGCCGGCGTGAGGGTTGATGGCGCAGACGCCGATCTTCGGGTTGGGGATGCCGGCACGGATCAGGGCGTCATGGCCGCGGCGGATGGTGCGCTCCACCAGTGCCGGGTTGATCTTCCGCACGGCGTCCATCAGCCCGATGTGCGTGGTCACGTGGAT
Proteins encoded in this window:
- a CDS encoding DUF2207 domain-containing protein encodes the protein MALLARRSGQYLKLANAGLITAAVGLILLFTGALIQTVFFAGDFPGMPYFVIPGLLAIIAGLLMIGVFILRSGVLPRWLGIVFVVSTVALLAANEQTPAVLLAIPFGLAMVAAGYYMWVGAAVMQPPLPEAAG
- a CDS encoding DeoR/GlpR family DNA-binding transcription regulator, with the translated sequence MLSANARREEIYHLALTTGLASVEELSARFEVTASTIRRDLALLNGQGRLARTYGGAMALGAHPEASLRQRTGEAFEQKHAIARWAASVIRPGENILLDAGSTVGALAHELRGFDRLSVTTPGINTMQELAESDGIEVDCLGGRLRSLSQSFVGPLAEAALERMSFDRVFLGADAVTAEDGICEADHAQTRLKELMARRGNSVYVLADSSKLGLRPFHAWARLALPWTLVTDDGADPGQVQKFRDARVTVEVAEVLPGG